A genomic segment from Amygdalobacter nucleatus encodes:
- a CDS encoding V-type ATP synthase subunit E family protein, with the protein MIQGIDKIKQRLDSDLQAELAELNAATQAEIVKLQDSYAQQILKEQTKEAKWQEQYAAQEEQRLQAKVNLERKRIQLEANQEIIDELLAALLNKLAAMPENEKLDYYLSVLPETTEADSKLILAQNDKELAPKLLSALEKRSASYANVTVEHSDKLVGGVMLQEAEICEDYSFEELVRANQYDLLQIIKQELLK; encoded by the coding sequence ATGATACAAGGAATTGACAAAATTAAGCAGCGCTTAGACAGCGACTTACAAGCTGAACTTGCTGAGCTCAACGCTGCAACCCAAGCTGAAATTGTGAAGCTACAAGATAGTTATGCTCAACAAATCTTGAAAGAGCAGACTAAGGAAGCTAAGTGGCAAGAACAATATGCAGCACAGGAAGAACAACGCCTACAAGCTAAAGTTAATTTGGAGCGTAAGCGTATTCAACTTGAAGCAAATCAGGAAATAATTGATGAATTGTTGGCTGCCTTGCTTAATAAATTGGCAGCTATGCCTGAGAATGAAAAGTTAGATTACTATCTAAGCGTTTTGCCTGAAACGACTGAAGCTGATAGCAAGTTGATTCTAGCGCAAAATGATAAAGAATTAGCACCCAAGTTATTATCTGCTTTAGAGAAACGGTCAGCTAGTTACGCTAATGTAACGGTTGAACATAGCGATAAATTAGTTGGTGGCGTGATGTTACAGGAGGCTGAGATTTGCGAAGATTATAGCTTCGAAGAGTTAGTTCGTGCTAACCAATATGATCTTTTGCAAATTATTAAGCAGGAATTGCTTAAATAA
- a CDS encoding V-type ATP synthase subunit A, with the protein MAKKVSQGKILKVSGPLVVASGMRDAEMFDVVEVSDKKLIGEVIEIHGDLASIQVYEETAGLGPGEPVVSTSYPLACDLAPGLMGNMFDGIQRPLDVMYKRFGNNIKRGVKVDKLDREKLWAFEPVAKAGQKVQAGDVLGTVQETSLIKHYIMVPPTLKGELEVVSVVPAGEHTIVDDIATLKDSEGNEHKVQMLQRWPVRKPRPYAEKLAPSEPLITGQRVIDAFFPITKGGTAAIPGPFGSGKTVTQHQLAKWAASDVVVYIGCGERGNEMTDVLNEFPELIDPKTGKSLMERTILIANTSDMPVAAREASIYTGMTIAEYYRDMGYSVSIMADSTSRWAEALREMSGRLEEMPGEEGYPAYLGSRLAQFYERAGMVTCLGSEGKEGVLTAIGAVSPPGGDMSDPVVQATLRIVKVFWRLDSALAYRRHFPAINWLQSYSLYDSKVLGWMDENVDAKWSANRRLAMQLLQDEAKLEEIVKLVGSDSLPLSDQYKMQICRMIREDFLHQNSFDEIDTYTSLQKQFYMLDLIITLYHEGLEALKRGVDLHSLQSLPELEPIGRFKLVPEAGIKANYERLQNELKQSISSLSSKY; encoded by the coding sequence ATGGCAAAGAAAGTTAGTCAAGGTAAAATCCTCAAAGTTTCAGGTCCACTCGTAGTTGCTTCTGGCATGCGAGATGCTGAAATGTTCGATGTTGTTGAGGTTTCCGATAAAAAACTAATCGGCGAAGTCATCGAAATTCACGGTGATTTGGCCTCCATTCAGGTTTATGAAGAGACAGCTGGCTTAGGCCCAGGTGAACCTGTTGTTTCCACAAGCTATCCTTTAGCCTGTGATTTGGCACCAGGCTTGATGGGTAACATGTTCGATGGTATTCAAAGACCACTTGATGTCATGTACAAACGCTTTGGTAACAATATCAAGCGTGGCGTTAAAGTTGATAAGCTGGATAGAGAAAAATTGTGGGCTTTTGAGCCAGTAGCTAAGGCTGGTCAGAAAGTGCAGGCTGGTGATGTTTTGGGTACAGTGCAAGAAACATCCTTGATCAAGCACTATATTATGGTTCCACCGACACTAAAAGGTGAGTTGGAAGTTGTTTCAGTTGTACCAGCTGGCGAACACACAATTGTTGATGATATTGCTACACTCAAAGATAGTGAAGGTAATGAACATAAAGTACAAATGCTGCAGAGATGGCCAGTGCGTAAGCCTCGTCCATATGCTGAGAAGTTAGCACCATCTGAGCCACTTATTACAGGCCAGCGTGTTATCGATGCTTTCTTCCCAATTACTAAGGGTGGTACAGCTGCTATCCCTGGACCTTTCGGTTCTGGTAAAACAGTTACTCAGCACCAATTAGCTAAGTGGGCAGCTAGTGACGTTGTTGTTTACATTGGTTGCGGTGAACGTGGCAATGAGATGACGGACGTTTTGAATGAGTTCCCTGAGCTGATTGATCCAAAGACTGGTAAGAGCTTGATGGAGCGGACAATTTTGATTGCTAACACATCCGATATGCCAGTTGCTGCTCGTGAAGCTTCTATTTATACAGGTATGACGATTGCTGAGTATTACCGTGATATGGGCTATTCTGTTTCCATCATGGCTGACTCAACTTCGCGTTGGGCTGAGGCTTTGCGTGAAATGTCTGGTCGTTTGGAAGAGATGCCTGGTGAAGAAGGTTACCCAGCTTACTTAGGTTCACGTCTAGCTCAGTTCTATGAGCGTGCAGGTATGGTTACTTGCTTAGGCAGTGAAGGCAAAGAGGGCGTCTTGACAGCTATTGGCGCTGTTTCGCCTCCAGGTGGTGACATGTCTGACCCAGTCGTACAAGCTACTTTGCGTATTGTTAAAGTATTCTGGCGTTTGGACTCAGCTTTGGCTTACCGTCGTCACTTCCCAGCTATTAACTGGTTGCAATCATATTCCTTGTATGATTCCAAAGTCTTAGGTTGGATGGATGAAAATGTTGATGCTAAATGGTCAGCTAATCGTCGCTTAGCTATGCAATTGTTGCAAGATGAAGCTAAGTTAGAGGAGATTGTTAAGTTGGTCGGTTCTGATTCCTTACCACTTAGCGACCAGTACAAGATGCAAATTTGCCGTATGATTCGTGAAGACTTCTTGCACCAGAACTCATTCGATGAGATTGATACTTACACATCTCTCCAGAAACAGTTCTATATGCTTGATTTGATCATTACGCTATATCATGAGGGCTTAGAGGCTTTGAAGCGTGGCGTTGATTTGCATAGCTTACAGAGCTTACCTGAGCTGGAACCAATCGGTCGTTTCAAATTGGTGCCTGAGGCTGGAATTAAGGCTAATTATGAACGCTTACAAAATGAACTTAAGCAATCAATTAGCAGCTTAAGCAGCAAATATTAA
- a CDS encoding V-type ATPase subunit, which yields MTSAKCRADVEQLLASTGLNLRQTWQRKAKNEISFAHATGRLRAKANLRLPKETLLSFADPHVELKRLHEALDHAGYPAADTLEERLELKRTTDLEMLKRVTNRNTLPVAMALPNDFHNLKWLLKNVLLYQAEQQQQNNNIANILQEQTIPTRLQANLLTAGNWDVQKLWQDVLRLINKNSNCQVLPKKLACELISILQVYYNAHEIGIVTRRIDQLYFIYLAELAKSANTKSEREYILDYLALQADAANLQTVMRALSAHMTANELVSALVPGGEVSVTEIAELYPKLLPAMNASYDFNLVFKSLTQLYQNKQSASLLQALAYWAEPGERWHFSKAADELLLRLAVRGRANTYGCDAVAGLYLENMFEVKNLQLMLALRSSDKNTQAAELLRKVD from the coding sequence ATGACAAGTGCAAAATGTCGAGCAGATGTCGAGCAGCTATTAGCAAGTACAGGCTTAAATTTGCGACAGACATGGCAGCGTAAGGCGAAGAATGAAATAAGTTTTGCGCATGCTACTGGTCGTTTGCGCGCAAAAGCTAATCTACGCTTGCCTAAAGAAACATTGCTGAGCTTTGCTGATCCACATGTTGAGCTGAAACGTTTGCATGAAGCTTTAGACCATGCAGGTTATCCAGCTGCTGATACATTAGAAGAGCGCCTGGAATTGAAGCGAACAACTGATTTAGAGATGCTCAAACGAGTCACAAATCGCAACACCTTGCCAGTGGCAATGGCGTTACCCAATGATTTTCACAACCTGAAGTGGTTGCTGAAAAACGTTTTGCTCTATCAAGCTGAACAGCAACAGCAGAATAACAATATAGCTAATATTTTGCAGGAACAGACTATTCCAACTCGCTTGCAAGCTAATTTGTTGACAGCAGGTAATTGGGATGTGCAGAAACTTTGGCAAGATGTGTTGAGGCTAATCAACAAGAACAGTAATTGCCAAGTTTTACCCAAAAAGTTAGCTTGTGAATTAATCTCAATTTTGCAGGTCTATTACAATGCACATGAGATAGGTATAGTCACACGCAGAATTGATCAGCTGTACTTTATCTATTTAGCTGAGCTGGCAAAGTCGGCTAACACCAAGTCAGAGCGGGAATATATTTTAGACTATTTGGCTTTACAAGCTGATGCTGCTAATTTGCAGACAGTCATGCGTGCCTTGAGTGCCCATATGACAGCAAACGAGCTTGTTTCAGCTTTAGTACCAGGTGGCGAAGTTAGCGTTACTGAGATAGCTGAACTTTATCCGAAATTGCTGCCAGCTATGAATGCTAGTTACGATTTTAATTTGGTATTTAAGAGTCTAACTCAGCTTTATCAAAACAAGCAGAGTGCAAGTTTGTTACAAGCCTTAGCTTATTGGGCTGAGCCAGGAGAACGTTGGCACTTTAGTAAAGCGGCCGATGAGTTGTTATTGCGCTTGGCAGTTAGAGGTAGAGCTAATACTTACGGTTGTGACGCTGTGGCGGGCCTTTATTTGGAGAATATGTTTGAAGTGAAGAACTTGCAACTGATGTTAGCTTTAAGGTCTAGTGATAAAAATACACAGGCTGCTGAACTTCTGAGAAAGGTGGACTAA
- a CDS encoding V-type ATP synthase subunit F produces MAQESIRKMAVLGNPSVVAGFAGLGLEVLALTAEQKADELLRTACESEKYAAIYLTEDLVPVCQHVIAHYKDQALPVIVPIPGSAKPSGLAEINLHEAVRRAIGFDINKKEQK; encoded by the coding sequence ATGGCACAGGAAAGTATTAGAAAAATGGCTGTGCTAGGCAATCCGAGTGTTGTAGCTGGCTTTGCAGGCTTGGGGCTGGAAGTCTTAGCCCTGACAGCTGAGCAAAAAGCAGATGAACTCTTAAGGACGGCTTGTGAAAGTGAAAAATATGCCGCAATTTATCTGACAGAGGATCTCGTGCCTGTTTGCCAGCATGTAATTGCGCATTACAAAGATCAGGCCTTGCCCGTTATCGTGCCAATCCCAGGTTCCGCAAAGCCTTCAGGATTAGCAGAGATCAATCTGCATGAAGCTGTGCGTCGAGCTATTGGCTTTGACATTAACAAGAAAGAGCAAAAGTAG
- a CDS encoding V-type ATP synthase subunit K, translating to MNTFTEYLSTLLNGNTLAILGGALAALGAGIGSAKGVGIVGSVASGSLAEDPSRYGKLIILQAIPGSQGIYGLIVWFISLFRAGVFTGGMNVSLERGALMLVACLPTAFVGYYSAISQANVAADGVTLVSARPETQSKAIVLAAMVETYAIFALLVSVFTMFMI from the coding sequence ATGAATACATTCACAGAGTATTTGAGCACACTTCTCAACGGTAATACTTTAGCTATTTTGGGTGGTGCATTAGCAGCCTTAGGTGCTGGTATCGGTTCAGCTAAAGGTGTTGGTATTGTAGGTTCCGTCGCAAGCGGTTCATTAGCTGAAGATCCTAGCCGTTATGGTAAGTTGATCATTCTGCAAGCTATCCCAGGTTCTCAGGGTATTTACGGCTTGATCGTTTGGTTCATCTCTTTGTTTAGAGCCGGTGTTTTCACAGGCGGTATGAATGTTAGCTTAGAGCGTGGCGCTTTGATGCTAGTAGCTTGCTTGCCAACAGCCTTTGTTGGTTACTATTCAGCTATTTCTCAGGCAAATGTTGCTGCTGATGGTGTTACACTCGTTTCTGCTCGCCCTGAAACACAGTCCAAAGCTATCGTCTTGGCAGCTATGGTTGAAACATACGCCATCTTCGCTTTGCTCGTCAGCGTCTTTACAATGTTTATGATTTAA